In the Diprion similis isolate iyDipSimi1 chromosome 2, iyDipSimi1.1, whole genome shotgun sequence genome, one interval contains:
- the LOC124416381 gene encoding lipopolysaccharide-induced tumor necrosis factor-alpha factor-like yields the protein MEKNQLMGSGLPPPTAPPSYDEAVANTAAGPRLYPPPSSAPYPTADTAMPLPGSYNPPPAAMPMPMPMPETHSQPQSFQPRPAAPYPQQQNTAPQSYVTPAQIQVVQRTVTYAVGPNPIKMLCPNCRADIKTTTVSEHQTNAHICCIILCLLGCCLCSCLPYCSNAFVNIHHSCPNCKAYIGTYKA from the exons atggagaaaaatcaaCTGATGGGAAGTGGATTACCACCACCAACTGCTCCACCCTCATATGACGAAGCTGTCGCCAATACCGCTGCAGGACCTCGCCTTTATCCTCCACCTTCTTCCGCTCCGTACCCAACAGCTGACACAGCGATGCCATTGCCTGGATCTT ACAATCCACCGCCAGCAGCAATGCCAATGCCAATGCCAATGCCAGAGACACACAGTCAACCGCAATCATTCCAGCCACGACCTGCCGCTCCATATCCTCAACAACAAAACACAGCTCCACAGTCTTATGTGACACCTGCTCAGATACAAGTTGTTCAACGAACAGTTACTTATGCAGTTGGACCAAACCCAATAAAAATGTTGTGTCCTAATTGTCGGGCAGATATAAAAACAACTACGGTATCGGAACATCAAACGAACGCTCACATCTGTTGCATAATTTTATGTTTACTTGG GTGTTGCTTGTGTTCATGTTTGCCGTATTGCAGTAATGCATTTGTCAATATTCACCATTCGTGTCCCAACTGTAAGGCTTACATCGGCACATATAAGGCTTAA
- the LOC124416295 gene encoding muskelin: MGYWKYLIFVYNLSYQLLIAVKSQSHTKYSKRFTGEIVVPRYTCGCNKYVCTYIHIRVINFGTSKRLCHSCSNMAACESEDFQKVLEYRIFKCSSYSSTYVPENILVDVPSDQSSRWSSDNDNHPQFLILKLQRQSIVKTITFGKYEKTHVCNIKKFKVFGGLEPENMMELLESGLKNDSMPETFDLKHVVGNDENYFPIKYLKILPLQSWGPSFNFSIWHVQLAGVDDQKLVRSSIEWFNSYRQKEVIRLCMKHFRRLEQPEIVDTLQRVTGVNLEDSRLSTLYDILVTKGDHCQAERFISNAVNTGLLNEYINAQAYRAIWTKIFSKEPKPGMRGGHQMVLDPSAEALYLFGGWDGNQDLADLWTYNVSTDKWHLICKDTEAVGGPTARSCHKMCLDPERRQLFTLGRYLDTQYRSPENLKSDFYVYDIESDKWTQISEDTGAVGGPQLIFDHQMSMDVAKRTIYIFGGRVLVPSVVVDDNHGVLPNMTEPVFSGLYSYHVPTGTWNRLACDIARPSPPNIPTIRSRVGHSMLFHPEYRKLYIFAGQRSKEYLNDFFTFEVDTETLEHINLSDLGNRDSNHVPAAGFTQRATIDPELGEIYVLSGLSKDKEKRDDNVQNSLWVYNIKENRWSCIYRNENVGEKYWNSMQDHEPCPRFAHQLVYDHIQKVHYLFGGNPGRLCLPKLRLDDFWQLELCRPSHEQILRKCKLIIRKHKFEELAIKNSIEALEYLQTQVYEIIDHADPEQTKEFQLLASVLFREQERSMDDSLDLDSTSSTSSSDRIGSVMPKNFTMRDIHVRRTELFDELTKFFPENLTQPRANLIDLLPL, from the exons ATGGGGTATTGGAAGTATCTGATCTTTGTGTATAATCTATCA TATCAGCTGCTGATTGCGGTCAAATCGCAGAGTCATACTAAATATTCAAAACGTTTCACCGGTGAGATCGTAGTGCCGCGTTACACATGTGGATGTAACAAATAcgtttgtacatacatacatatccgAGTTATAAATTTCGGAACTTCGAAAAGGTTATGTCACTCGTGCAGCAATATGGCGGCGTGTGAAAGTGAAGATTTTCAGAAGGTTTTGGAgtatagaattttcaaatgctCCAGCTACTCGTCGACCTACGTACCTGA GAATATTCTCGTCGACGTACCATCGGATCAATCGTCTCGCTGGTCCTCTGACAATGACAATCATCCCCAG TTTCTCATTCTCAAACTCCAACGCCAGTCCATCGTCAAAACAATCACGTTTggtaaatatgaaaaaactcATGTTTGTAACATCaagaaattcaaagttttcggTGGACTTGAACCGGAGAATATGATGGAGCTACTAGAAAG tgGTTTGAAAAACGACTCTATGCCAGAAACATTCGACCTTAAACATGTGGTCGGAAATGACGAGAACTACTTTCCGATTAAGTATCTGAAAATTCTTCCCCTGCAATCCTGGGGCCCCAGTTTTAACTTTTCTATCTGGCATGTGCAACTCGCGGGAGTCGATGACCAGAAACTTGTCAGAAGTAGCATCGAATGGTTTAATTCT TACCGTCAGAAAGAGGTGATAAGACTGTGTATGAAGCATTTTCGCCGTTTGGAACAACCGGAAATTGTCGATACTCTGCAAAGAGTGACTGGGGTGAATCTTGAGGATTCCAGACTGTCAACATTGTATGATATATTGGTAACCAAGGGGGATCACTGCCAGGCCGAAAGATTTATTAGCAACGCTGTAAACA CGGGTCTTTTGAATGAGTATATAAATGCTCAGGCTTACCGAGCTATAtggacaaaaatattttccaaggaACCAAAACCTGGAATGAGGGGTGGGCATCAAATGGTTTTGGACCCATCGGCAGAAGCATTGTACCTGTTCGGTGGCTGGGATGGAAATCAAGATTTGGCTGATCTTTGGACCTATAATGTATCAACTGACAAATGGCATCTCATTTGCAAAGACACAGAGGCAGTG GGTGGTCCTACCGCCCGGTCTTGTCACAAAATGTGTTTGGACCCAGAAAGGCGTCAGTTGTTCACTTTGGGACGATATTTAGACACTCAATATCGCTCGCCGGAAAATCTGAAGAGTGATTTTTACGTTTATGATATTGAGTCTGATAAGTGGACGCAGATTTCGGAAGATACCGGAGCCGTCGGTGGTCCTCAATTGATTTTCGATCACCAAATGTCTATGGATGTCGCCAAGAGAACTATCTATATTTTTGGTGGACGTGTTCTTGTCCCATCAGTTGT GGTCGACGATAACCACGGAGTTTTACCAAACATGACAGAACCAGTATTTTCTGGATTGTATTCCTACCATGTGCCAACTGGAACTTGGAATCGACTCGCTTGTGATATCGCGAGACCAAGTCCACCTAATATACCTACAATCAGATCCAGAGTTGGACATTCCATGTTATTTCATCCG gaATACAgaaaactatatatatttgcGGGACAGAGGAGTAAAGAGTAtctaaacgatttttttaccttcgaaGTCGACACCGAGACATTGGAACACATCAATCTCAGTGACTTGGGAAACCGAGATTCAAATCATGTTCCTGCCGCTGGTTTTACTCAGAGAGCTACCATCGATCCTGAACTTGGCGAGATTTACGTTTTATCT GGTCTGAGCAAAGACAAAGAGAAGAGAGATGACAATGTTCAAAATTCTCTGTGGGTCTACAACATTAAAGAGAATCGATGGTCTTGCATATATCGTAATGAAAACGTTGGTGAAAAGTATTGGAATAGTATGCAGGATCATGAGCCTTGCCCTAGATTTGCCCATCAGCTTGTATACGATCATATTCAAAAG GTCCATTACTTATTTGGAGGCAATCCAGGGCGCCTTTGTCTGCCAAAATTGAGGCTGGATGATTTTTGGCAATTGGAACTTTGCAGACCCTCCCACGAACAGATTTTGAGGAAATGCAAGCTGATAATAAGGAAGCACAAATTTGAAGAACTCGCTATAAAGAATAGCATCGAGGCTCTCGAGTACCTGCAGACACAAGTATACGAAATCATTGATCATGCCGATCCGGAGCAAACTAAAGAG TTCCAGTTACTGGCTTCAGTTCTTTTCCGAGAGCAAGAAAGAAGCATGGATGACAGTTTAGATCTGGATTCAACATCCAGCACTAGTTCCAGTGATCGAATTGGTTCAGTGATGCCAAAGAATTTTACGATGCGCGACATTCACGTTCGCCGTACAGAATTGTTTGATGAacttaccaaattttttcctgaaaatttaACTCAGCCTCGAGCAAATCTTATAGACCTTTTGCCATTGTGA
- the LOC124416380 gene encoding protein bicaudal D isoform X3: protein MAAADGATADELRAEIERLSRELDLASTEKIQSAQYGLALLEEKSTLQQRCDNLETLYENARHDLEITQEALAKFHTTTKLTTKSGIEQEESLLSESAARETSLQVQILELENETKLLRHELERVQAERDHSLQEREDESKDYHHAESERKQLRGELKECKFREARLLQDYSELEEENISLQKQVSVLRSSQVEFEGAKHEIRRLTEDVDLLNSQVEELTSLKKIAEKQMEDALESLQAEREAKYALKKELDQRINSESIYNLSNLAYSIRGITDDQAMCSDGEDDSPALRRIVADLKQEPGTPVDGKQVDLFSEIHLNELKKLEKQLEQAESDKALLTQNLRESQAAVEKSQGELQSFVARIVHLAAHVQSLHHLHSKLPKTQNEETALDKMTQAIVQYHQWSTMSAREVEQLQKDLADLEKGLTMSDSTQQLRSELTNLKNKIPPSEQSLRKKLLDTEHKSLELQSDISILSELAADAGSSLDSAQNDLQTISDELAQLYHHVCTVNGETPSRVLLDHEKIVPEKENAKIELLRARLKTDVKIRDLESLSEAKEIGKHIETVGDQIKHLKNAVEHTIELSKIKGMRVNMTEANDSKEEITDLQEQVIKLKALLSTKREQVATLRTVLKSNKNTAEVALTNLKSKYENEKSIVSETMMKLRNELRLLKEDAATFSILTDVSLLMLTCTSIDFMVALVMCFRQYCYATY, encoded by the exons ATGGCTGCCGCTGACGGAGCCACGGCCGACGAACTCAGGGCCGAAATCGAGAGGCTATCGAGGGAACTTGATCTCGCCTCAACCGAGAAGATACAATCGGCCCAGTACGGACTCGCCCTTCTTGAGGAGAAATCAACCCTGCAGCAGAGGTGCGACAACCTCGAAACCCTCTATGAAAACGCCAGGCATGATCTCGAGATTACGCAAGAG GCTCTCGCAAAATTCCACACAACAACAAAGTTAACTACAAAAAGTGGCATCGAACAGGAAGAAAGTCTTCTCAGTGAAAGCGCAGCCCGAGAAACATCTCTACAGGTTCAGATACTTGAAttggaaaatgaaacgaaattg TTGCGACATGAGTTGGAGCGCGTTCAAGCTGAGCGAGATCATTCGCTGCAAGAACGCGAAGACGAGAGCAAGGATTACCATCATGCGGAATCTGAGAGAAAACAGCTCCGCGGAGAGCTCAAAGAGTGTAAATTCAGGGAGGCGAGACTTCTCCAGGATTATTCGGAGCTGGAGGAGGAAAACATATCCCTGCAAAAGCAGGTCTCGGTTCTAAGATCGAGTCAGGTTGAATTTGAAGGTGCTAAACACGAGATAAGGAGGCTCACGGAGGACGTCGACTTGCTGAACAGCCAAGTGGAGGAActgacgagtttgaaaaaaattgctgaaaaacAGATGGAGGATGCACTGGAATCCTTACAGGCTGAGCGCGAAGCAAAATATGCCTTGAAAAAAGAACTGGATCAACGCATTAACAGCGAATCGATCTATAACCTTAGTAACTTGGCATATTCCATCAGAGGTATCACCGATGATCAAGCTATGTGCAGCGACGGTGAAGACGACTCTCCTGCCTTGAGGAGAATCGTCGCAGACTTGAAACAAGAACCTGGTACACCAGTAGATGGAAAGCAGGTCGATTTGTTCTCAGAGATTCATCTTAACGAGCTTAAGAAGCTGGAGAAACAACTTGAGCAAGCCGAAAGCGACAAGGCACTGCTTACTCAGAATTTAAGGGAGTCTCAAGCCGCTGTCGAGAAAAGCCAAGGGGAACTGCAGTCCTTCGTTGCCAGGATTGTCCATCTCGCTGCACATGTACAATCTCTGCATCACCTTCACTCTAAATTGCCGAAGACGCAGAACGAGGAAACTGCATTGGATAAAATGACTCAG GCGATAGTGCAATATCATCAATGGAGCACGATGTCTGCACGCGAGGTAGAGCAACTTCAAAAAGATTTGGCCGATCTAGAAAAGGGTCTGACTATGTCGGATTCCACTCAGCAGCTCAGATCAGAGCTTACTAATCTTAAAAATAAG ATTCCTCCGTCAGAGCAGAGTCTCCGAAAAAAG CTTTTAGACACCGAACACAAGAGTTTGGAGTTACAATCCGATATTTCAATCCTTTCCGAACTGGCGGCTGATGCAGGAAGCTCCCTCGATTCGGCTCAAAATGATCTTCAAACCATTTCTGACGAGTTGGCTCAATTGTATCATCATGTATGTACCGTCAATGGCGAAACACCATCCAGAGTTCTTCTTGACCATGAGAAGATCGTTCCTGAGAAGGAAAATGCCAAGATTGAACTCTTGAGAGCACGTTTGAAGACAGATGTTAAAATCAGAGATTTGGAAAGCCTTAGCGAGGCTAAGGAAATTGGTAAACATATCGAGACTGTTGGGGACCAAATCAAACATCTCAAAAATGCTGTCGAACACACAATCGAGCTTTCGAAAATCAAGGGAATGAGAGTGAATATGACGGAAg cCAATGATAGTAAAGAAGAAATTACCGATCTTCAAGAACAAGTGATTAAGTTGAAGGCACTTTTGTCAACGAAACGTGAACAGGTTGCGACACTTCGCACCGTTCTGAAGTCCAACAAAAATACAGCTGAAGTTGCTCTTACAAACTTGAAGAGCAAGTACGAGAATGAGAAGAGTATCGTCAGCGAGACAATGATGAAACTGAGAAACGAACTCCGACTCCTCAAAGAAGACGCTGCTACATTTTCAA TATTAACAGACGTTTCTTTACTAATGCTAACTTGTACCTCGATAGATTTTATGGTCGCACTGGTCATGTGCTTTCGGCAATACTGTTACGCTACGTACTAG